In the Anastrepha obliqua isolate idAnaObli1 chromosome 1, idAnaObli1_1.0, whole genome shotgun sequence genome, one interval contains:
- the LOC129250016 gene encoding hatching enzyme 1.2 → MLIFYAIGFLKFFTTLLQGAPARNAVIDKSDPISLTHVGAHIFGKPHWVPSEILTQFEENSTLNPEEVGPYLEGDMLVPYEQTFYFRNGLIAYSTHWPGAVVPYIIQGDFNEKELARITHAFHEYHNKTCVRFKPRTYEHDYLVITNHKTGCWSSVGRLGGRQEVNLQTPHCFHNYGTSMHELMHSLGFMHEQNRPDRDNYIRVLRQNVKKGMLGNFAKGSPKELHHFGVSYDYASVMHYSKTSFSKNGQPTIEALKNTKEALLMGQRNGFSKGDVAKLNAMYKCV, encoded by the exons AtgctaattttttatgcaatcggatttttaaaatttttcactacGCTTTTACAAGGTGCGCCAGCCCGAAATGCCGTTATCGATAAGAGTGACCCGATAAGCCTTACCCATGTTGGTGCACACATTTTTGGCAAACCTCACTGGGTGCCCAGCGAAATCCTCACACAGTTCGAAGAAAACTCAACGCTGAATCCTGAAGAAGTCGGTCCATATCTGGAGGGTGACATGCTTGTCCCATACgagcaaacattttattttcgcaaTGGACTCATAGCATACAGTACCCACTGGCCTGGTGCTGTCGTGCCCTACATCATACAAGGCGATTTCAATGAAAAAGAGCTGGCTAGAATCACGCACGCCTTTCACGAGTATCACAACAAAACATGCGTACGCTTCAAACCACGCACTTACGAGCACGATTATCTTGTGATCACAAATCATAAAACTGGCTGTTGGTCGAGTGTGGGTCGTCTGGGTGGTCGACAGGAGGTGAATTTGCAGACTCCCCACTGTTTCCACAATTACGGTACTTCGATGCATGAACTCATGCATTCACTCGGCTTCATGCACGAACAGAATCGGCCTGATCGCGATAATTACATTCGTGTGTTGCGTCAGAACGTTAAGAAAGGCATGCTGGGAAATTTCGCGAAGGGTTCGCCGAAGGAACTGCATCACTTCGGTGTTTCATATGATTATGCGAGTGTAATGCATTATTCCAAGACCAGCTTTTCGAAGAACGGGCAACCCACCATTGAAGCGCTA AAAAACACTAAAGAGGCGCTATTGATGGGCCAACGTAACGGTTTCTCCAAAGGTGACGTAGCCAAATTGAATGCGATGTACAAATGTGTGTGA